The window TGTAAATTCACAACAGTTGTTAAGCCGCCGTAACCCGCGCCTAATACTAAAATTGTTGGTCTTTTCACTTAAATCAGAACCCCTTTAATTTTATTGTATATTATACTAGCGCAAGACAAAGAAAAAAAGAAGTACACGTATATACTTCCCTAACTGCTATGCGCTAGGTCGACTTAATTTCGACAAATTTTTCCTAACTATTATATTAGACCTTTTCAGCCCGAATTTCAATAGAATTCTATCGATACCTTCAAATTGAACTAATAATCTTGAACGAAATAAGAATGCATACACAACAAAAATATTTATAGCTAAAGAAAAAAATTGTCTAACATTACAATGGGGAAATTAACGAAATAAAATGGATTTATTCATATCATTATCCCTATTATCCCCAGTATTAATTTCCCACACAACTAATTGACAATATTATGTTCATATAAATAATCATACGTAATATCGATAAATAAAAATTCTGCATTGGCAAGTGCCATTGAATACGTTCTTGTAAGCTCACCTGATTCGATATCACTATAAACTGCTGATAATTCACCTTTATGGTCTTTCGTCATTTTAATAATATTTAAAAGAAAATACGGTCGCCAGCTCCAGTTTCTCCCCTTCGCCTCTTCTTGTACATGCCACTTACGATTTTCCCACATAATATTGGGCGATGTTTGGAAGCCGTTATTATCACAAATATAAATTCGAAAAGCGCAATCTTGTAAAGCATTTGCAAGTTTCTTTAACTTCATTTCATCCTTGCCAGTTGGCTGTAACTGCTCGACAATCGTCCCAATCATTTTTTCAAGCTGTTTCATTTCTTCATATTTTTGTAAAAGGTGTTTTTTCTCCGTTACGATAAATTGCTCACAATCTTTTCGGAAACGCTCCTTTAATGAATCTCGCGCAAAAAATGCTTTATGAGGCTGCTGTAAATAAGCACCTTTATAAAATCTCGCACCATTTTTCCACCCTTGCTGTAGCTGATACACCGTTTCAATATTTTCAATTAAAAGAAGCGTCCCCATCTTTACAGCTAAAGAACGGATTGTTGCAAACACATGATTTTGAGCACCCCATAAATTATAACCTAGCTGCTCGACATTTATTTTGAGTACAGCTGGTTCTAGCATTAACACATGTTCTAATTGTGTTTGTGAGCCTACATCTGCAAGCGCAATTTTTACACCATATGTTTGTATATAACGAATCGCATGTTGCAACTTCTCTATACTACCTTCATATTTATGCTCAGCCATAACAAGTGTGATATTTGGTAAATAGTCCTCAGCCAAGATTTCTTTAAGCATTGTAAAATAGCTTTCCCCAAAATCCAACATTAATAAGTTTGGATTACACGGAACATATAAATTTACATCGTCCAATAAATGCTTTACCGATTCAATTGTTTTTCGAACGAATAATAGTTCGACTTCAAATCGAATATCCTCTGGCACATCTTCTTCATATGTAAATTGTTCAATATTAATGATCGTTTCACTATCGTCTAATTGGCCAATTACTTCATATGCTACGATACGATGACCATCCGCACTATAAATTGGTTCGTATAACGTCTCTATTTGATCTAGCTTATCTAACATTTCTAAAACACCCATTCGAAACCTCCTCGATCAAAAATGTGCTCTTTATAATCATAGTTCATCTTCTGTAAGATGACAAAAGGCTAAACCTATTTTAGCAAAAAAGCTTAAGTGATTGGTTTTACAAATTTTTACGCTTACCTTATAATGGAAGAAATATCAAGTTAACCTCAGATGTTTTATCTAAAAATGGAATGAACTATTCTTACAAAGCGAAGGATATTACAACGGATTGATCTGTAAGCAGATTTCGAAATGATTTTGGATCAAATTCAAAATTTGAAAACCAATATGTGATTTCTGTTTCACGCAAAGACGTGGAACAAGCTAAATATTTTATTGACCTTGCGCTTAATACGTAAGTGGTTGGACTAAATCCACTATAAAATTTAAAGGAGCATTGCATTGGAAAATAATATAATGACTTTAAAAAACTTAATACATGGAAAATCCGATAATCATTTTGATATCAAATTTATGTTGGATAATATAGGTCATCCAGATTCATATATTCGAGACAATTTGATTTATCAAGCATTTTGTTTCGTAATACATGAAGATAAAATTGATACAAACATGACAGAACATATATTAGAAACTTGCCTTGACGAAAATCATCTATATTTTAATTTAAATCAATCCAAGAAGGATGATAGCGTATTAGTCCGCTCTTTTTCCGCGCTCGTAATTGCGCTAATTTTATATAAAGATGCATCACAACAAAAGATTTCAAAAACATTAGTTACAAACGCTCTGAACAAAAGTGTGGAGTATATGCAACAAGAATTTGATTATAGAGGTTACATAGATGGAAAAGGTTGGGCACATAGTGTTGCTCACGGCAGTGATTTACTATCGAATGTAATTGCCCACCCATTATGCTGTGAAAGTTTACATACTAAATGCTTAGACATCATACGAAAATGCCTTATAACAGACTATGCGTACATTGACGAAGAAGATGAAAGATTACTGAATGTGATTGATAAATTATTAAAAAAAGGCATGTCAGATATTGAATTGAAAAGATGGGTTGAACGCTTATTTAATTACGAGGAACAAGATTACTATAAGAACCACAGAGTAGCTTGGAATGTAAAAAAATTCTCAACGACCCTTTATTTATACTTGTTGAAAAATAAATCATACCCAGAAACAGAAAATTGGCTGAACATTAAGTATATGTAAAGATAATTTTAACAAATAAAAGAGGGAAAAAAGCAGCCAAAACACGCATGCAGTACTAACATAACAAATAGAAAGGACTTGCACATATGAAATAAATTCTTGAATGCAAATCCTTTTGTTTTTTTAGCATATTCCACAATGAAGTTCGGTATGTTCACCTTCATTCATTATTGTAAAAAAATCATTTACTCACAAACGCCTTAGAATAAGTGATTAAAGCTCATACCTTTAATTGCTCAATATCCCAATTCAAAGTCAAGATTTCCTTTAGCTTTGTCACTTCTACTTCACCAAGTGTTTGAATCAGTTGTTGTTCAATTTCACGTTTATAAAGTATATTTTTTTCATAGCATGTCTTACCAAATTCAGTCATGTTAATGGCTTTATGTTTTTTACTATGCTGGACACTACTTACCTCTACCAACTCTTTTGCTTCTAAACTTTTAATAAATTTATGAGTGGCTTGTCGAGAAAAATCAACGCCTTTTGCTACATCTGAAATAGTAAGTTGTTTTTTATAAATTCTCCCCATAATAGACCATTCTGAATTGGAAATATATACATTATTATTATTAATCCACTTTTGTTCAGCGAGTCGTCGAAGTATTTCGTAACGTTCGCTCAACAAATCAATTACATCAGGATTATGCAATTCGTACTTCAACTCATTCACCTTCATTCCATATTTTTTCGTAACTAATATACAAAAGAAAACCCCCATAGTCAACTAAGTTGACAAAAATCATTAAATTTATTACAATTAATTTAGTCAACTAAGTTGACAATATTGTTTGTGGAGGGAAATTACATGTACAATGTTGGCGATGTAGTCATTTACTCATCACACGGACTTTGTTCTATAAAAGATATTTGTGAACAAACCTTTAGCGATATTACAAAAACTTACTACGTCTTAGAACCACTAAATGATCCAAATTTAACAATTCGTACCCCTATTGACAATGAAGGTAAACAGCTAAGAGAAATTATGAAAAAAGAAGAAGCAATCAAAATTTTACATTCATTTACTTCCCCAGGTATCGAATGGGTTGAACAAAGCACTCATCGTATGAGACTTCACTTAGAAATTATCAAAACTGGTGATAGACAAAAGCAAGCCCACCTCCTAAACACACTATTACGCAAAAAGATTGATTATGTAGCGCTTGAAAAAAAGTTTCCAACTCAAGAAGAAAAGTTAATTCTTTCTTTACAGGAACTTATATTTTCTGAATTCTCCATTGTACTAAATAAATCTTCTGAAGAAATTTATGACCAAGTTTTAGCACAAATTAGCTAAAAACTACTTATTTATACAACACCTCGCAAAAAAGCCTCCTCAATTTGTTATGCTTTCGCAGCATACAAATCGACAAGGCTTGTTGTGTACAATCCTAAATATATCTTTTAGGGTTGTATTTTCACTTTTTAAGGATTGTTGATACATCAACTTCTACAGTAATTTACAATCTTAGCACGACATTCATTTACTCACAAACTTCAGGTGTGCTTTCGCGTCCTGCAGCTTTAAAGCTCGTTCCACACCCGCATGAAGCTAGTGCGTTCGGATTATCAATGGTAAAACCGCCGCCCATGAGCGATTGTTTAAAGTCAATTTTCGTATTTTGTAAAATGGCTGCATCTTCTGTGGATACAATAATTTTGATACCATGTTGCTCATCGGTAAAATCGTCCTCATTCACTACTTGATCAAATGCCATTCCATATGAAAGACCACTACAGCCGCCACCTTTCACTGCGACACGTAAAATAGCGTGTTCTTCTTCGTTGTGAGCCATCATTTCTTTGACTTGAAATGCGGCTGCTTCCGTTAAAATAATAACTTGTTTTTCACTTGTCATTTCAGTCACCTGCTTTCTATTATTTATCATATCAATTGCAGTCCATTTCTGACAACAAATGTGCTTTAAAGCTAATATCCCTATAACGAAATTTCTAACCAGAGGAAAATATACCCACACTATTCAATTACACCTAATAAATAGTTACTGCATTTATAGTATTATTGCTATAATAGATACATATTCAAAAAGCGAGGGGTATGAATCAAATGGAAATCTCACCTTTTTACGAAAAAAACATAGATTGTATGCATTGCAAAAAAAGTTTCCCTACATTTAAGGTCCGTTCAAAATTCATTAAAGTGGCGCATACAGAAACAGATTTTCAACCTTTATACGCTAATGAAAACGTAAATGCTCTTTTTTATAATGTATTTGTTTGTCAGCATTGCGGTTTTTCATTTACGGAAGATTTCTCTAAATATTTTGCACCCGGCGTAAAAGAACAGTTAGATGAACAAATCTGTGAAAAGTGGATTCCCCATAGCTTTAAAAACGAACGCAATGTATTTGATGCAATCCAAGCATATAAATTAGCTTTTCTTTGCGCCACAATTAAAAAAGAAAAATATATTATCACTTCAGGTCTCGCTTTACGGTTGGCATGGCTATATCGCTCACTAAAAAATACAGGACAGGAAATGCGCTTTTTAAAACTTGCACGCGACCATTACATGGAAAGCTTTTCAACAGAAGATTACGCCAGTACGCAAATGTCTGGTGTGCGAGTTATGTATATCATCGCAGAGCTTTCTCGTCGTTTAGAAGATTATGAAAATGCCACACGCTTTTTCTCACGCGTCATCGAAAGTCAACGCACTGGTGGCGAGGGACAACTAGTAGCAATGGCAAAGGAGCAATGGGAATTATTAAGACAGGCACGCGAGCATTCCGCGCACTAATGACATTGCCTTAATCCGGCTTACCTAATAGTGAATCATCAAAAAAATGGAGCGTAGGAAATTCATCCGTCGCTCCATTTTATGCTTTGTACTTAGAAAACTTGCTCTACTTCAATAATTCCAGGTACTTCTTCTAAAAGTGCACGTTCAATACCAGCTTTTAAAGTAATCGTTGAACTTGGGCAGCTACCGCATGCACCTAATAAACGTAACTTTACGATGCCGTCTTCTATATCTACTAATTCACAGTCACCGCCGTCACGTAATAAGAACGGACGTAATTTATCTAAAACTTCTTGTACTTGTTGGACTTGTTCTGTTTCTGTCATTTTCACTCGACTCCCTTCATTAAAATCATTATAATGTGAAGAAGTGAAAAAATCCATTATTGTATTACGAAAGGTCGGAATTTGTATGTCTAACGTAAAACCTGTTATCGAAATTTATGGTACTGAAATCATTTGTGCTAGCTGTGTAAATGCTCCATCATCAAAGGATACATACGAATGGCTACAAGCTGCAATTGCACGTAAATACCCAGATCAGTCATTTTCAATTCGCTATATTGATATAGAAGGCGCAATTGATAATGATCGCGATGCCGAGTATGCCAATCGTATTCAAGAGGATGAATTTTTCTATCCACTTGTACTCATTAATGATGAAGTTGTGGGAGAGGGCTATATTCAATTGAAGCCTGTATTTTCTAAACTTGAAAATTTAGGATTTACTCCAGCTGATTAATCGAAATGCCAATTCGCTTGTTGAATTGGCATTTTATTTAAATATATCTTGAAAGAGCAGTTAATTATCGTTTTGACGTTTGTACATCCAAAGCAAACCTGATTTCATTAATCGGGCAATACGTCCTGTTACAGTCGTATCTGCTAAATGAACGAATCCTTGTTTTTTACCTAGTGAGCCCATAAAGCCTTTTAATTTGATTTCTGCTAACTTTTCTGGTAATTGCTCACCATTCCAGCGGTGGCGTAATACTTTTACGATACGCTCCCCTTGTTCTTCTGCAAGTTGTGCTGTTGGCGGTAAATGTGAAGAAGCTGAATCTCCTACAACATATACGTTTTCGTCCCCAATAACATGATAATGTTCAGTTAAAATAGGACGGTCAAATTTATCTTTTTCAACATCTAATTCACGAACAATTTTTACAGGCTGTACACCGGCAGTCCAAACAATCACATCGGCTTCGATCACTTCATCATGATTGTATAGCTTGCCTTCTTCAACACGTGTAATATTCGATTCTGCAATGACTTCTACGTTATGTTTTACGAACCATGATTTCACATAATGACTTAATTTTTCTGGGAAATCACGTAAAATACGAGCTGAACGGTCAAATAATTTAATATTTAAATCCGAGCGACTTTCACGAAGTTCACTTGCTAATTCAATACCTGATAATCCGGCACCGATAATTGCAACAGTTGAGCCAGGAGCTAATCCACAAACTTTTTCAAACGTTGTACGTGATTTTGCAATTGTTTGAATGCTATATGTGAATTCTTCTGCACCAGGAACACCATGGTATTTATCCACACAGCCCAAACCAATCACAAGCTGATCATATTCGATTTCTTGGCCATCTTCTAAATAAACTGCCTTTTCTTCACGATCAATTCGAATAATTTCTCCATACACTCGTTTTAATCGCTCATTTTCTGGAAATGCAACACGAATTTCCTTATCCGTTGTTGTTCCAGATGCTAACGCGTAAAATTCCGTTTTTAAACTATGGTATGGTGTACGATCTACTAATGTAATTTCCACATCCGCTGGTAAGTTTGGTAACAGACGAAGTAAGATTCGCATATTGCCATAACCGCCGCCTAATAAAACAAGTTTCTGCATAGCTTTTCCCTCAAATCAAATGAATTATATGTTATGTTCAC is drawn from Solibacillus sp. R5-41 and contains these coding sequences:
- a CDS encoding NAD(P)/FAD-dependent oxidoreductase, coding for MQKLVLLGGGYGNMRILLRLLPNLPADVEITLVDRTPYHSLKTEFYALASGTTTDKEIRVAFPENERLKRVYGEIIRIDREEKAVYLEDGQEIEYDQLVIGLGCVDKYHGVPGAEEFTYSIQTIAKSRTTFEKVCGLAPGSTVAIIGAGLSGIELASELRESRSDLNIKLFDRSARILRDFPEKLSHYVKSWFVKHNVEVIAESNITRVEEGKLYNHDEVIEADVIVWTAGVQPVKIVRELDVEKDKFDRPILTEHYHVIGDENVYVVGDSASSHLPPTAQLAEEQGERIVKVLRHRWNGEQLPEKLAEIKLKGFMGSLGKKQGFVHLADTTVTGRIARLMKSGLLWMYKRQNDN
- a CDS encoding NifU family protein, which translates into the protein MDFFTSSHYNDFNEGSRVKMTETEQVQQVQEVLDKLRPFLLRDGGDCELVDIEDGIVKLRLLGACGSCPSSTITLKAGIERALLEEVPGIIEVEQVF
- a CDS encoding MarR family winged helix-turn-helix transcriptional regulator; the encoded protein is MKYELHNPDVIDLLSERYEILRRLAEQKWINNNNVYISNSEWSIMGRIYKKQLTISDVAKGVDFSRQATHKFIKSLEAKELVEVSSVQHSKKHKAINMTEFGKTCYEKNILYKREIEQQLIQTLGEVEVTKLKEILTLNWDIEQLKV
- a CDS encoding DUF2225 domain-containing protein, encoding MEISPFYEKNIDCMHCKKSFPTFKVRSKFIKVAHTETDFQPLYANENVNALFYNVFVCQHCGFSFTEDFSKYFAPGVKEQLDEQICEKWIPHSFKNERNVFDAIQAYKLAFLCATIKKEKYIITSGLALRLAWLYRSLKNTGQEMRFLKLARDHYMESFSTEDYASTQMSGVRVMYIIAELSRRLEDYENATRFFSRVIESQRTGGEGQLVAMAKEQWELLRQAREHSAH
- a CDS encoding EAL-associated domain-containing protein gives rise to the protein MGVLEMLDKLDQIETLYEPIYSADGHRIVAYEVIGQLDDSETIINIEQFTYEEDVPEDIRFEVELLFVRKTIESVKHLLDDVNLYVPCNPNLLMLDFGESYFTMLKEILAEDYLPNITLVMAEHKYEGSIEKLQHAIRYIQTYGVKIALADVGSQTQLEHVLMLEPAVLKINVEQLGYNLWGAQNHVFATIRSLAVKMGTLLLIENIETVYQLQQGWKNGARFYKGAYLQQPHKAFFARDSLKERFRKDCEQFIVTEKKHLLQKYEEMKQLEKMIGTIVEQLQPTGKDEMKLKKLANALQDCAFRIYICDNNGFQTSPNIMWENRKWHVQEEAKGRNWSWRPYFLLNIIKMTKDHKGELSAVYSDIESGELTRTYSMALANAEFLFIDITYDYLYEHNIVN
- a CDS encoding CarD family transcriptional regulator; the encoded protein is MYNVGDVVIYSSHGLCSIKDICEQTFSDITKTYYVLEPLNDPNLTIRTPIDNEGKQLREIMKKEEAIKILHSFTSPGIEWVEQSTHRMRLHLEIIKTGDRQKQAHLLNTLLRKKIDYVALEKKFPTQEEKLILSLQELIFSEFSIVLNKSSEEIYDQVLAQIS
- a CDS encoding DUF2785 domain-containing protein, with translation MENNIMTLKNLIHGKSDNHFDIKFMLDNIGHPDSYIRDNLIYQAFCFVIHEDKIDTNMTEHILETCLDENHLYFNLNQSKKDDSVLVRSFSALVIALILYKDASQQKISKTLVTNALNKSVEYMQQEFDYRGYIDGKGWAHSVAHGSDLLSNVIAHPLCCESLHTKCLDIIRKCLITDYAYIDEEDERLLNVIDKLLKKGMSDIELKRWVERLFNYEEQDYYKNHRVAWNVKKFSTTLYLYLLKNKSYPETENWLNIKYM
- a CDS encoding iron-sulfur cluster assembly accessory protein, which produces MTSEKQVIILTEAAAFQVKEMMAHNEEEHAILRVAVKGGGCSGLSYGMAFDQVVNEDDFTDEQHGIKIIVSTEDAAILQNTKIDFKQSLMGGGFTIDNPNALASCGCGTSFKAAGRESTPEVCE
- a CDS encoding YuzD family protein; the encoded protein is MSNVKPVIEIYGTEIICASCVNAPSSKDTYEWLQAAIARKYPDQSFSIRYIDIEGAIDNDRDAEYANRIQEDEFFYPLVLINDEVVGEGYIQLKPVFSKLENLGFTPAD